From one Mycobacterium colombiense CECT 3035 genomic stretch:
- a CDS encoding DUF4007 family protein, whose protein sequence is MTLEQAATPMFANHQTFHPRFGWIKKGYDAAASDPNIFNEQSAPVELGVGKNMVEAIRFWSFATKVIARRPHPDRPRQSVYTPTHIGRALLDDRCGFDPYLEDPVTLWILHWQAISERSVLPVWRLAFNDFGAVEFTDAELLQFCTDEIAATTWSQPMKSSLQKDVDCLLRMYSRRETQGRQTLDDLLDSPFRELGLVRPSPGPNKNAYRMVIGNKATLPSTAITYACLDYLSRGGEGSRTISLTRLTADPGSPGRVMKLTEQDIADAIDESASVVGHLGLARPAGSRQMAVSATPADVALEVLGARREQKNSAFAPETGLALVGTAATRPYLSEAEVERLIRKQSRARSGRRGDAA, encoded by the coding sequence GTGACCCTTGAGCAAGCAGCGACCCCAATGTTCGCTAACCATCAGACTTTCCATCCACGCTTCGGATGGATCAAGAAAGGCTACGACGCCGCCGCGTCCGATCCAAACATTTTCAACGAGCAGTCGGCTCCCGTGGAACTTGGAGTCGGCAAGAACATGGTAGAAGCGATCAGGTTTTGGTCCTTCGCCACGAAAGTGATTGCGCGGCGGCCGCATCCGGACCGGCCACGCCAATCTGTGTACACGCCGACACACATAGGTCGAGCCTTGCTCGATGATCGCTGCGGATTCGATCCGTACCTAGAGGATCCCGTGACTCTGTGGATACTCCACTGGCAGGCGATCTCCGAGCGTTCGGTACTTCCCGTGTGGCGCCTAGCCTTCAACGATTTTGGGGCGGTTGAGTTCACGGACGCTGAACTGCTTCAATTCTGTACTGACGAGATCGCAGCGACAACATGGTCTCAGCCCATGAAGAGCAGCCTCCAGAAGGACGTCGACTGCCTGCTGCGCATGTACTCCCGGCGCGAAACGCAAGGGCGTCAAACATTAGACGACCTGCTCGATTCCCCGTTCCGTGAACTAGGCCTTGTCCGGCCATCTCCCGGACCGAACAAAAACGCATATCGAATGGTTATAGGCAATAAGGCTACGTTGCCGTCAACAGCAATAACCTATGCGTGCCTCGATTACCTGAGTCGGGGAGGTGAGGGGAGTCGGACGATCTCCCTCACCCGCCTGACCGCGGACCCGGGCTCGCCGGGGCGCGTCATGAAGCTCACGGAGCAAGATATCGCGGATGCCATCGATGAATCAGCAAGCGTGGTAGGCCATCTGGGTTTGGCTAGGCCGGCCGGGTCCAGACAGATGGCGGTCAGCGCCACTCCGGCGGATGTCGCGTTGGAGGTGCTTGGAGCTAGACGTGAACAGAAAAATTCCGCATTTGCACCCGAGACAGGACTGGCCTTGGTAGGAACTGCCGCGACGCGCCCATACCTTTCGGAAGCTGAAGTCGAACGCCTTATAAGGAAGCAAAGTCGCGCACGTTCGGGACGGCGAGGTGACGCAGCATGA
- a CDS encoding cysteine desulfurase family protein has product MVYLDYNASTPVDQRILPAVVDAHAVFGNPASSHHSAGQAAAELIEEARSRVASLVRRPSQHVVFTSGASEAATLGLVGAMLGASERPNVVIGATEHKAIIAAAELGARLVGGEVRRVDVGPDGIIDLQKLSELVDGSVGVVAVMAANNETGVLGPVLEVGRVAALAGSLFFVDATQLVGKASLAVTAETADLMIFSSHKIYGPKGAGALIASRQVQKSIVPIVPGGGQERGIRGGTQNTPSIVGFGLAAELVMKEQPNDAARIHQLASDLFAALCDDIPGVELNGSDSQRLSNTLNLRFIGADAEAVMASMPDVMVSSGSACQSAVTSPSHVLLAMGMTSAAAAESLRISLGRPTTCEEINVSASAIATAVSRVRDMTAA; this is encoded by the coding sequence ATGGTCTACCTCGATTACAACGCTTCAACACCGGTTGACCAGCGCATCCTTCCGGCGGTGGTGGATGCGCACGCAGTTTTTGGTAACCCTGCCAGCTCGCATCACAGCGCCGGTCAAGCTGCGGCGGAGCTTATCGAGGAAGCGCGGAGTCGAGTTGCGTCGCTTGTACGCCGACCATCGCAACACGTGGTCTTTACGAGCGGGGCCTCTGAAGCGGCGACACTGGGTTTGGTCGGTGCGATGTTGGGTGCTTCCGAGCGTCCAAACGTCGTGATCGGAGCCACTGAACACAAAGCAATCATTGCGGCTGCTGAGCTTGGGGCACGTCTCGTCGGGGGCGAGGTGCGGCGCGTAGACGTCGGCCCGGACGGAATTATTGACCTCCAAAAGCTTTCGGAGCTCGTCGACGGATCCGTCGGAGTAGTTGCAGTGATGGCGGCCAACAATGAGACGGGCGTCTTGGGTCCCGTTTTGGAGGTCGGGCGGGTTGCAGCCTTGGCGGGGTCCCTTTTTTTCGTCGATGCGACTCAACTTGTGGGGAAAGCCTCTCTCGCAGTTACTGCCGAAACGGCTGACCTCATGATCTTTAGTAGCCACAAGATTTACGGCCCGAAAGGCGCTGGCGCACTGATAGCAAGCCGTCAGGTACAGAAGTCGATTGTGCCTATCGTGCCGGGTGGTGGGCAGGAGCGGGGCATCCGTGGTGGCACCCAGAACACACCGTCGATTGTCGGATTTGGCCTTGCCGCGGAGCTAGTCATGAAGGAACAGCCGAACGACGCGGCGCGAATACATCAGCTGGCAAGCGACCTATTTGCTGCTCTATGCGACGACATTCCTGGCGTCGAACTGAACGGCAGTGACTCGCAACGGCTTTCGAACACCTTAAATCTTCGGTTTATTGGGGCAGACGCTGAAGCGGTGATGGCCTCGATGCCCGACGTGATGGTGTCTTCTGGAAGTGCATGCCAGTCGGCTGTGACTTCGCCGTCCCATGTCCTTCTTGCGATGGGAATGACAAGCGCTGCGGCTGCCGAGTCGCTTCGTATATCACTGGGCCGGCCGACGACATGCGAGGAGATCAATGTTTCGGCCAGTGCTATCGCGACCGCGGTGTCGCGCGTCCGCGACATGACGGCAGCGTAG
- a CDS encoding GIY-YIG nuclease family protein — MFNAFEIGDCTIADHHGWIYVIHAIDWRVLYVGQTYSSGGALARLSQHLSHGESATFRQRLCAVRRYETIEIGAVKFSAWMLSGIRKFSQQEYREAVEWNIQNAFLNHLAANSKAISVISRVRANGYVGDPDVSAEVVKIKQALPSCIS; from the coding sequence ATGTTTAATGCGTTTGAAATTGGTGATTGTACAATCGCTGACCATCATGGATGGATTTATGTTATCCACGCGATAGATTGGCGAGTGTTATACGTAGGCCAAACATATTCATCAGGCGGAGCGCTAGCGCGGCTGTCCCAGCACCTGTCCCACGGCGAGTCCGCCACCTTTCGTCAGCGGCTTTGTGCGGTCAGACGGTACGAGACCATCGAAATAGGCGCAGTGAAATTCTCTGCATGGATGCTATCGGGGATACGTAAATTCAGTCAGCAAGAATATCGTGAAGCTGTCGAGTGGAATATACAGAACGCTTTCCTAAATCATCTAGCGGCAAATTCTAAGGCAATATCTGTTATTTCACGAGTTCGAGCTAATGGCTACGTCGGCGATCCGGATGTGTCGGCAGAAGTAGTGAAAATTAAGCAAGCCTTACCGAGTTGCATTAGCTAA
- a CDS encoding ATP-binding protein, translating to MASEEIRKGSWDPSRVLYALGRIGYSAAAAVLDIVDNAISNNATHAAVKFELINLSEGKPGRPRAIVNKILIADNGTGMDSEGLDNALTLGSSPDLYSPKSLSKFGMGLKSASASLGQRLTIVSRSQGSALAAVLDHEQVREKGEFIYLVRKASPDELAILDEVAAGGNGTLVIIDKIHKDSSESPAQIKRELSEQAGVVYYYALSGDASQGIQKVGLTLDGEEVQPRDPLYEAEAEKNGNLDDESEWTGLDVRYLQRRQAFQLDDTGSTFAHVTITQLPHPPSVADANVSSQAEARRKYDIGAGNYGFYVYRNGRLIEWASSLGGKIHQDQDLYAFRGRIEISDDADEVLNINVSKNRIILSDIASEQLNPIISEGVKKSRLAWGAAKRRMQQKLGESPHDDINSELNEIEELGSDSDKLDEEAAPAPERDELRERRERTTKENEASDAERERLKKDGQRVQYVSALDNNQLWQRAHDPDLGIIVRVNSLHRFVRDLIESLPENAALAKIIDVFFFGLARGEYSLVYKTQFEQLMAEKIMTEYRERVGAELSEIVRQLNISSIVSGD from the coding sequence GTGGCGAGCGAGGAGATCAGAAAAGGAAGCTGGGATCCTAGCCGGGTTCTGTACGCGTTGGGCAGAATCGGCTATAGCGCCGCCGCCGCGGTACTTGACATCGTCGACAATGCAATATCAAACAACGCGACCCACGCGGCCGTGAAGTTTGAACTGATCAACCTTTCCGAAGGCAAGCCCGGACGACCAAGAGCAATCGTTAATAAGATTCTCATTGCCGATAACGGCACGGGTATGGATTCGGAGGGGTTGGATAACGCCCTAACGCTAGGATCTTCCCCCGATCTCTATTCGCCGAAGAGCTTGTCGAAATTCGGCATGGGTCTCAAGTCGGCCTCTGCATCTCTAGGCCAACGGCTCACTATAGTGTCACGTTCTCAGGGTTCGGCACTAGCTGCTGTGCTCGATCACGAACAGGTAAGGGAAAAAGGCGAATTCATCTATTTAGTACGCAAAGCAAGCCCGGACGAATTAGCAATACTCGATGAGGTTGCAGCTGGAGGAAACGGAACTCTAGTAATTATCGATAAAATTCATAAGGATAGCTCAGAGTCGCCTGCACAAATAAAGCGAGAACTGTCTGAACAGGCGGGTGTCGTCTACTATTACGCACTATCTGGCGATGCTAGCCAAGGAATTCAAAAGGTGGGGCTCACTTTAGACGGTGAGGAGGTCCAGCCTCGGGACCCACTATACGAAGCCGAGGCAGAGAAGAACGGAAATCTTGACGATGAGAGTGAATGGACCGGCTTGGATGTCAGATACTTGCAAAGGCGTCAAGCATTCCAACTCGATGACACCGGCTCGACATTCGCGCATGTGACAATCACGCAATTACCCCATCCGCCTTCCGTGGCCGATGCAAATGTTAGTAGTCAGGCAGAGGCGCGGCGCAAGTATGACATCGGCGCTGGAAACTATGGTTTTTATGTCTATCGCAACGGCCGGTTAATTGAGTGGGCTAGTAGTTTGGGTGGAAAGATTCATCAAGATCAAGACTTATATGCATTTCGCGGTCGAATCGAAATTAGCGATGATGCCGACGAAGTCTTAAACATCAATGTTTCGAAGAACCGGATTATTCTCTCAGACATAGCCTCTGAACAGCTAAATCCCATAATCTCGGAAGGTGTCAAGAAGAGCCGTCTGGCATGGGGTGCGGCAAAACGGCGTATGCAACAAAAGCTGGGAGAGTCGCCTCATGACGATATTAACTCGGAGCTAAATGAGATCGAAGAACTGGGTAGTGATTCGGACAAGCTCGACGAAGAAGCCGCACCTGCGCCGGAGCGGGACGAGTTACGAGAGCGCCGTGAGCGGACGACGAAAGAAAATGAAGCGTCTGACGCTGAACGCGAACGGCTGAAAAAAGATGGGCAGCGTGTACAGTATGTGTCTGCGCTGGACAATAACCAGCTTTGGCAACGTGCACACGATCCTGATCTGGGGATTATTGTAAGAGTAAATTCTTTGCATCGGTTCGTGCGTGACCTCATCGAATCTCTTCCAGAAAACGCGGCTTTAGCAAAAATTATTGATGTTTTTTTCTTTGGCCTCGCTCGAGGAGAATATTCATTGGTATATAAGACACAGTTTGAACAACTCATGGCCGAGAAGATCATGACTGAATACCGAGAGCGTGTCGGTGCCGAGCTAAGCGAAATTGTTCGCCAGTTGAATATTTCTTCGATTGTCAGTGGCGACTGA
- a CDS encoding VOC family protein — translation MSSHRTVFNHVGLCVTDRQRSRRFYEGLLGFQFWWELDPPDGATSQLVGLPEPLGVHATYLVRDGFVLELMDYSKRQVHAGSERVMDQIGLTHISFSVSDLPGVLARVAEFGGAVVDGSVSAGAAMIRDPDGQLLELLSDGWLAALPARP, via the coding sequence TTGAGTAGTCATCGAACGGTTTTCAATCACGTTGGGTTATGCGTCACCGACCGCCAGCGGTCGCGCCGGTTCTACGAGGGCCTGCTGGGGTTCCAGTTCTGGTGGGAACTCGACCCGCCCGATGGCGCGACATCTCAGCTGGTGGGGTTGCCCGAGCCGCTCGGCGTGCACGCGACCTATCTGGTGCGGGATGGGTTCGTGCTCGAGCTCATGGACTACTCGAAGCGTCAGGTTCATGCCGGCTCGGAGCGGGTGATGGATCAGATCGGGCTGACGCACATCTCGTTCTCGGTGTCCGATCTTCCCGGAGTGTTGGCTCGGGTGGCGGAGTTCGGGGGAGCGGTGGTCGACGGGTCAGTGTCGGCCGGTGCGGCGATGATTCGGGATCCGGATGGGCAGCTGTTGGAGTTGCTTTCCGACGGGTGGTTGGCGGCGTTGCCGGCGAGGCCGTAG
- a CDS encoding cytochrome P450, with protein MVTRPKVRRDATVDFDHHSDAFNLNELAVNAELRQRCPVAWNENYDGFWYLSSYDAVSHTARDGDTFAHKYEPNAEDGVDYQGEMGVPRPDGQPALGIGEVDGPYHQALRHALAPFFSPGAVEKLKPFMEQSAHWFLDQRIADGQMDVVLDYASPVPAILTMKLMGLPYDNWHLYANLFHSVMAVPQDSDEYASAIAKVPAMMQEVLEFAANRRADAREDLTSFLIQFEFDGHRLTDEQLLNILWNLIGGGVDTTTSQTALTLQHLGTHPELRQQLIDHPELYRTATDEFLRYFSVNQTLSRTVTHDVVLGGQCLKKNDRVVISWLSANHDENEFDRPDEIILDRAPNRHVAFGLGPHRCIGSHLARLMSAVMVKAVLDRIPDYQVDVDNVHQYLGNPSMTGLGKLPVTFTSGASRDTPRPW; from the coding sequence ATGGTCACACGCCCGAAGGTCCGCCGCGACGCCACGGTCGATTTCGACCATCATTCCGACGCGTTCAACCTCAACGAGCTGGCCGTCAATGCCGAACTGCGGCAACGATGTCCGGTCGCGTGGAACGAGAACTACGACGGCTTCTGGTACCTCAGCAGCTACGACGCCGTCAGCCACACCGCCCGCGACGGCGACACGTTCGCCCACAAATACGAACCCAACGCCGAAGATGGCGTCGACTACCAGGGCGAGATGGGCGTCCCGCGCCCCGACGGTCAGCCGGCCCTGGGCATCGGCGAGGTCGACGGCCCCTACCACCAAGCCCTACGGCATGCCCTGGCGCCGTTCTTCTCCCCCGGCGCCGTCGAAAAACTCAAGCCCTTCATGGAGCAATCCGCACACTGGTTCCTCGACCAGCGCATCGCCGACGGACAGATGGACGTGGTGCTCGACTACGCCAGCCCGGTCCCGGCCATCCTGACCATGAAGTTGATGGGCCTGCCCTACGACAACTGGCACCTGTACGCCAACCTTTTTCACTCCGTCATGGCCGTCCCGCAGGACAGCGACGAGTACGCCAGTGCGATCGCCAAAGTGCCCGCCATGATGCAAGAGGTCCTCGAGTTCGCGGCCAACCGAAGAGCCGACGCGCGAGAAGACCTGACCAGCTTCCTGATTCAATTCGAATTCGACGGCCACCGCCTCACCGACGAACAGCTGCTCAATATCCTCTGGAACCTCATCGGCGGCGGCGTCGACACCACCACCTCACAAACCGCGCTCACCCTCCAACACCTGGGCACCCACCCCGAGCTCAGGCAGCAACTCATCGACCACCCCGAGCTCTACCGCACCGCCACCGACGAATTCCTGCGCTACTTCTCGGTCAACCAAACCCTCAGTCGCACAGTCACTCACGACGTCGTCCTCGGCGGCCAATGCCTCAAGAAGAACGACCGCGTCGTCATCAGCTGGCTCTCGGCCAACCACGACGAAAACGAATTCGACCGGCCCGACGAGATCATCCTCGATCGCGCACCCAACCGTCACGTCGCGTTCGGGCTGGGCCCGCATCGCTGCATCGGCTCGCACCTGGCCCGGCTGATGTCGGCCGTGATGGTCAAGGCCGTCCTCGACCGCATCCCCGACTACCAGGTCGACGTCGACAACGTCCACCAATACCTCGGCAACCCAAGCATGACCGGGCTGGGCAAGCTCCCGGTCACCTTCACCTCCGGCGCCAGCCGGGACACGCCGCGGCCGTGGTGA
- a CDS encoding TetR/AcrR family transcriptional regulator: MAVKRAAAPRRQSYHHGDLKRALTSAALSLVAEKGPKGFTLTEAARRAGVSAAAPYRHFADKAELLAAVAEQGFLDLHAALAAAADRVSDPRERVVELGRVYVRWAVAHPDHYQVMFGAESLKPEQPGVAVAGLAAFGDLLDAITRCQAAGIAGGRDPREIAGPLWSLVHGVASLAIGGHLQAVGITQAPDDLVTGVVAQVL, from the coding sequence ATGGCAGTGAAGCGGGCGGCCGCGCCGCGGCGGCAGAGCTATCACCACGGCGACCTCAAACGGGCGCTGACCAGCGCGGCGCTGTCGCTGGTGGCGGAGAAGGGGCCGAAAGGGTTCACCCTCACCGAGGCGGCGCGCCGCGCCGGGGTCAGCGCCGCGGCGCCGTACCGGCACTTCGCCGACAAGGCCGAGCTGCTGGCCGCCGTCGCCGAACAGGGATTCCTCGATCTGCACGCCGCGCTGGCCGCGGCGGCCGATCGGGTATCTGATCCCCGGGAGCGGGTCGTCGAGCTCGGCCGCGTGTATGTGCGATGGGCCGTCGCCCATCCCGATCACTATCAGGTGATGTTCGGGGCGGAGTCACTGAAGCCGGAGCAACCGGGCGTCGCGGTGGCCGGCTTGGCGGCGTTCGGCGACCTACTCGACGCGATCACGCGGTGCCAGGCGGCGGGCATCGCCGGCGGCCGGGATCCGCGCGAGATCGCCGGGCCGCTGTGGTCGCTGGTGCACGGCGTCGCGTCGCTGGCCATCGGTGGCCATCTTCAGGCCGTCGGCATCACCCAAGCGCCCGACGACCTGGTGACGGGCGTTGTGGCTCAAGTGCTTTGA
- a CDS encoding DUF1707 domain-containing protein has protein sequence MTNLLDTTSALAGTRDREKTADLLGQALAQGYLPIDEYDRRLQTVFQTQTADELRELLAGLPLDRIRRHDPRRRAARLAAARRGMRAHLVAYLAMCVIVLTVWAAVALTTNATYFWPIWPILGAGIGLVSHAVSIPRGKQSR, from the coding sequence ATGACGAATCTGCTTGACACCACATCAGCGCTCGCCGGCACCCGCGACCGGGAGAAGACGGCCGACCTGCTCGGTCAGGCGCTCGCGCAGGGCTACCTGCCGATCGACGAGTACGACCGACGGCTGCAGACGGTGTTCCAGACGCAGACCGCCGACGAGTTGCGCGAACTGCTCGCCGGCCTGCCGCTCGATCGCATCCGGCGCCACGACCCCCGCCGCCGCGCCGCCCGCCTGGCCGCGGCGCGTCGCGGAATGCGCGCCCACCTCGTCGCGTACCTCGCCATGTGCGTCATCGTGCTCACCGTCTGGGCGGCCGTCGCGCTGACGACGAACGCCACCTACTTCTGGCCGATCTGGCCCATCCTCGGCGCGGGAATCGGACTCGTCAGCCACGCCGTGTCGATACCGCGCGGCAAGCAAAGCCGTTGA
- a CDS encoding SDR family NAD(P)-dependent oxidoreductase, translating into MKNTAVVTGASSGLGAIFAEQLAQRGFSLVLAGRNHSRLEAVKQRIGQSAEVELVVGDLGTDDGVEDLIARLNGRVIDLLVNNAGFGTYGPFAEIEADRERELVAVNVTAPVRLTHAVLPGMLARGRGGILNVASVIAFQPGTYQATYGASKAFVLSLSQALWAETRGSGVTVTALCPGPTQTGFVDALGSDVSHTAAYRHLAAPGPVVAAGLRGLDRGRAVVVPGVRDRMMVTGTRFAPGWLSALISGRMLRPAEAPA; encoded by the coding sequence ATGAAGAACACGGCAGTGGTCACCGGCGCCAGCTCTGGACTGGGCGCGATCTTCGCCGAACAACTGGCGCAGCGGGGTTTCTCGTTGGTGTTGGCCGGGCGGAACCATTCCCGCCTCGAGGCCGTCAAGCAACGGATCGGACAGAGTGCCGAGGTTGAGCTGGTCGTGGGCGACCTTGGCACCGACGACGGTGTCGAGGACCTGATCGCCCGGCTGAACGGACGGGTGATCGACCTCCTGGTCAACAACGCGGGCTTCGGCACCTACGGCCCGTTCGCCGAAATCGAGGCCGATCGCGAACGCGAACTGGTCGCTGTCAACGTCACCGCACCGGTCCGCCTGACTCACGCGGTCCTGCCCGGGATGCTGGCCCGCGGCCGCGGCGGCATCTTGAATGTGGCCTCCGTCATCGCCTTTCAGCCCGGCACCTATCAAGCCACCTATGGCGCCTCGAAGGCGTTCGTGCTGTCGCTGAGTCAGGCGTTGTGGGCCGAGACCCGCGGCTCCGGTGTCACCGTGACCGCGCTCTGCCCCGGGCCCACCCAGACCGGGTTCGTCGACGCGCTCGGGTCGGACGTCTCGCACACCGCGGCCTATAGGCACCTCGCCGCACCCGGGCCCGTCGTGGCCGCCGGGTTGCGCGGTCTCGACCGCGGCCGCGCGGTGGTCGTGCCCGGCGTGCGCGACCGGATGATGGTGACGGGCACACGATTCGCGCCCGGATGGCTGTCGGCGCTCATCAGCGGGCGGATGCTCCGGCCCGCTGAAGCGCCGGCATAA
- a CDS encoding serine/threonine-protein kinase, protein MTSSSRGSRLGTRFGPYELRSVIGTGAMGEVYRAYDTVKDRMVALKLLRGETAADPGFQQRLWRECRKVTRLQEPHVLPLHDFGEIDGVPFIDMHLVDDGGSLKDLLREQGGLEPSRAASITAQVARALDAAHAAGLVHLDVKPENILLTHDHFTYLADFGIAQAAGDEKLSRTYMAPERFTTGRIGPQTDIYSLACVLYECLTGQPPFEGEDAGELRREHLLAPAPRPSIMRRGVGREYDDIITRGMAKQGAARFGSAGELARAASEAVFAAYEPVPVAAGRSGPPPRTRPLPTVSLPELDEPADRPGPPPARTWHWPSVGRTPLIVTAVAVVVLIAGVVLSMNLVGGTHHNASAPSQTLKAAPPPASTTPPPPLTPTLSRPVKGADGLGFVGETARCDPGNPPAAVLRTAKSLAVVCKNLSGTYYYRGERIRDGAHLELSNAEQVEDGFDVTNPVDGVVYEVRPYRLRIISFGHVDSSEPVLQFATAS, encoded by the coding sequence GTGACCTCCTCGTCCCGCGGTTCGCGGCTCGGTACCCGGTTCGGGCCGTACGAGCTGCGATCGGTGATCGGCACCGGGGCGATGGGCGAGGTCTACCGCGCGTACGACACGGTTAAGGACCGGATGGTCGCGCTCAAGCTGTTACGTGGCGAGACGGCCGCGGACCCTGGCTTCCAGCAACGCCTTTGGCGCGAGTGCCGCAAGGTGACGCGGCTGCAGGAGCCGCACGTCCTGCCGCTGCATGACTTCGGCGAGATCGACGGGGTGCCCTTCATCGACATGCACCTGGTCGACGACGGGGGCAGCCTCAAGGACCTGCTGCGCGAGCAGGGTGGGCTGGAACCGTCGCGTGCGGCGTCGATCACCGCGCAGGTGGCGCGCGCCCTCGACGCCGCGCACGCCGCCGGGCTGGTGCACCTCGACGTCAAACCCGAGAACATCCTGCTGACGCACGACCACTTCACCTACCTGGCCGACTTCGGCATCGCCCAGGCCGCCGGCGACGAGAAACTGTCGCGCACCTACATGGCGCCCGAGCGATTCACCACCGGCCGCATCGGGCCGCAGACCGACATCTATTCGCTGGCGTGCGTGCTCTACGAGTGCCTCACCGGCCAGCCGCCGTTCGAGGGCGAGGACGCGGGGGAGCTGAGGCGCGAGCACCTGCTGGCGCCGGCGCCCCGGCCGAGCATCATGCGCCGCGGCGTGGGCCGGGAGTACGACGACATCATCACCCGGGGCATGGCCAAACAGGGCGCCGCGCGGTTCGGTTCCGCGGGTGAACTCGCCCGCGCCGCCAGCGAGGCGGTCTTCGCCGCGTACGAGCCGGTCCCGGTTGCCGCCGGCCGAAGCGGGCCCCCGCCCCGGACGCGCCCGCTGCCGACCGTCTCCCTCCCCGAACTCGATGAGCCCGCCGACCGCCCCGGGCCGCCTCCCGCGCGCACGTGGCACTGGCCGTCGGTCGGCCGCACGCCGCTGATCGTGACCGCGGTGGCGGTGGTGGTGTTGATCGCCGGGGTGGTGTTGTCGATGAATCTGGTTGGCGGCACTCATCACAACGCGTCGGCGCCGTCCCAGACGTTGAAGGCGGCGCCCCCGCCCGCGTCGACGACTCCGCCGCCACCGTTGACGCCGACGCTCTCACGTCCGGTGAAAGGCGCCGACGGGTTAGGGTTCGTCGGCGAGACGGCGCGGTGCGACCCGGGCAATCCGCCGGCCGCCGTGCTGCGGACCGCGAAGTCGCTGGCGGTGGTGTGCAAAAACCTCAGCGGCACTTACTATTACCGCGGCGAGCGGATCCGCGACGGCGCCCACCTCGAGCTGTCCAACGCCGAGCAGGTCGAGGACGGATTCGACGTCACCAACCCGGTCGATGGGGTGGTCTACGAGGTGCGTCCCTACCGGTTGCGGATCATCAGCTTCGGGCACGTCGACTCGTCCGAACCGGTGCTGCAGTTCGCGACGGCGTCGTAA